The Streptomyces sp. NBC_01439 genome contains the following window.
TTCTTCTCCGGCGCGGGCGTCCACATCCTGGAGGGCTACGGCCTGACCGAGTCCAGCGCGGCCTCCTTCGTCAACCCGGGCGAGGCCTACCGCACCGGCACGGTCGGCAAGCCGCTCCCCGGCACCGAGGTCCGCATCGCCGACGACGGCGAGGTCCTGCTGCGCGGCCCCGGCATCATGCAGGGCTACCACCGGCAGCCGGACAAGACCGCCGAGGTCCTGGAGTCCGACGGCTGGCTGCACACGGGTGACATCGGCGAGCTGTCGGCCGACGGCTACCTGCGCATCACCGACCGCAAGAAGGACCTGATCAAGACCTCGGGCGGCAAGTACGTCGCCCCGGCGGAGATCGAGGGCCAGTTCAAGGCGATCTGCCCGTACGTGTCGACGATCGTCGTGCACGGCGCCGACCGGAACTTCTGCTCGGCGCTGATCGCCCTCGACGAGCCGTCGATCCTGACCTGGGCGACCGAGAACGGGCTGGAGGGCAAGACGTACGGACAGGTCCTGGCGGCGCCGGAGACCAGCCGACTGATCGAGACGTACGTACAGACCCTGAACGAGGGCCTGCAGCGCTGGCAGACGATCAAGAAGTTCCGGGTGCTGCCGCGCGACCTCGACGTCGAGCACGGCGACCTCACCCCCAGCCTGAAGCTGAAGCGACCGGTGGTCGAGCGTGAGTTCAAGCACCTGATCGAGGAGATGTACGAGGGGTCCCGCGAGGCCTGACGCCCGCCGCGGGCCCGACGGGGCGGGGCGGTGGACCGCCCCGCCGGCCCCGCCGACCCCAATGTTCCCGGGCGGCCCCGGGCATCGGCTGCGCGCCGTGTCCCGGGGCCCCGCCCCGAACCCCGCGCCCCCGACGCCGGCGGGGCCGGACGCGCCGCCGCCGGGACCGGACGCGAGCGGGGCCGGGCGGTGCGGCGGTGCGGGATGATGGGGGCATGCCTTCCGCACTCCCCGACGGTGAACCCATGCCCGAAGACGGCGCGCTGCCGTCGCACGCCCTGGTGGGCGCGGGGGAGCGGCCGCTCGGGTTCTACCTGCACGTCCCGTACTGCGCCACGCGCTGCGGGTACTGCGACTTCAACACCTACACGGCCACCGAGCTGCGGGGCACCGGCGGTGTGCTCGCCTCCCGGGAGAACTACGCCGACACCCTGATCGACGAGGTCCGCCTCGCGCGGAAGGTGCTCGGGGACGACCCGCGGGCCGTACGGACGGTGTTCGTGGGCGGCGGCACGCCCACGCTGCTGCCCGCCCGGGACCTCGTACGGATGCTCGCGGCGATCCGGGACGAATTCGGCCTGGCCGAGGACGCCGAGATCACCACCGAGGCCAACCCGGAGTCCGTGAACCCGGAGTACCTCGCCGAGCTGCGCGCCGGGGGCTTCAACCGGGTCTCCTTCGGCATGCAGAGCGCCAAGCAACACGTCCTGAAGGTGCTCGACCGCACCCACACGCCGGGGCGCCCCGAGGCGTGCGTCGCCGAGGCGCGGGCGGCGGGCTTCGAGCACGTCAACCTCGACCTGATCTACGGCACGCCCGGGGAGTCGGACGAGGACTGGCGGGCCACCCTCTCGGCAGCGCTGGGCGCCGGGCCGGACCACATCAGCGCCTACGCGCTGATCGTCGAGGAGGGCACGCAGCTCGCGCGCCGGATCCGCCGCGGCGAGGTCCCGATGACGGACGACGACGTGCACGCCGACCGGTACCTGATCGCGGACTCGGTCATGGTCGAGGCCGGGTACGCCTGGTACGAGGTCTCGAACTGGGCCACCTCGGAGGCCGGGCGCTGCCTGCACAACGAGCTGTACTGGCGCGGCGCCGACTGGTGGGGCGCGGGCCCGGGCGCGCACTCGCACGTGGGCGGGGTGCGGTGGTGGAACGTGAAGCACCCGGGTGCCTACGCCGCGGCGCTGGCGGAGGGCCGCTCCCCGGGCGCGGGACGCGAGATCCTCTCCGAGGAGGACCGGCGGGTGGAGCGGATCCTGCTGGAGCTGCGCCTCGTGGACGGGGTCCCGCTGTCCCTGCTCGCCCCGGCCGGACTGGCCGCCTCCCGCAAGGCCCTGGCGGACGGGCTGCTGGACGCCGTGCCGTACGAGGCCGGGCGTGCCGTGCTGACCCTGCGGGGGCGGTTGCTGGCCGACGCGGTGGTCCGGGACCTGGTGGACTGATCACTCCACGGAGTGAATCGCTGCGAATGAGGGCAGGCGCGGCCTAGCCTGTTCGTAGCCTTCTGTCGCATACCCGGCGGCAGAAGTGGAGGGCACGGAGATGACCGCTGTGGACGATCGCCGGATGACCGAGTACTTCGAGAGCTTCGAGGCTCCCGAGGGGGTCAAGGTTGAGCTCCTCAGGGGGGAAATCGTGATGATGGCGGGGCCCGACGTGGTCCACAACCTGATCGTCCTGTTCGTCCAGCGGCAGATCCCCGTGGGACGCTGGTACCCGCTCCAGACGCAGGACGTGGACATTCCGGCGGAGTCGTCCGAGCCGCAGCCGGACCTCGTGGTCCTGCCGAGCGAGGCAGCGCCCGAGTCGGGCCGGTTGGTGCCCGCTTCAGCTCTGGCGATGGTGGTCGAGGTCGTCTCCAAGACCAGCAAGCTGCGCGACTACGTGACGAAGCGCTCCATCTACGCGGCGGGCGGCATCCCCACCTATTTGATCATCGACCCCTTCCAGGCCAAGTGCGTGGTGCTCACCGAACCTTTCGGCGCCGGAGAGGAAGCCGACTACCGGACCGAGCGGACCAGCAAGTTCGGTGAACCGGTCCCGCTCGACGTCCTCGGTGTCACGCTCGACACCACGGAGTTCGACACCCTGCCGTAGCTCAAACCGGTGCCGTGACGAAGTCGATCAGCTCCTCCACGCGCCCCAGGAGCGTCGGCTCCAGGTCCTTGTAGGACGTCACCCGGGACAGGACGTGCTGCCAGGCGGCGCCCGTGTTCTGCGGCCAGCCCAGGGCCCGGCAGACCCCCTTCTTCCAGTCCTGGCCGGGCGGGACCACCGGCCACGCGCGGATGCCCAGCGCGGACGGCTTCACGGCCTGCCAGACGTCCACGTACGGGTGGCCCACGACCAAGACGTCCGGGCAGGTCACCGACGCCGCGATGCGGGACTCCTTCGAACCCGGGACGAGGTGGTCGACCAGGACGCCGAGGCGCGCGTCCGGGGCCGGGGCGAAGTCGGCGACGACGGCCGGGAGGTCGTCGACGCCCTCCAGGTACTCCACCACCACGCCCTCGATCCGCAGGTCGTCACCCCAGACCCGCTCCACCAGCTCCGCGTCGTGCCGGCCCTCGACGTAGATCCGGCCGGCCCGCGCCACGCGCGCCCGCGCCCCGGGCACGGCCAGCGAGCCCGAAGCCGTCAGGAGCGGACCGGAGGGCCGGCGCGCGGGCCGGACCAGGGTGACCACGGCGCCGTCCAACAGGAAGGCGCGCGGCTCCATCGGGAACACCCGCCGTTTGCCGAAGCGGTCCTCCAGGGTCACCGTGCCCGCCTCGCAGGCCACCACCGCGCCGCAGAAGTCCGTACCGGCCACCTCGACCACCAGGTCGGGATCCGCCGCCACCTCCGGCACGGCCTCGGGTCGCTTCCACTGCGGGGTCAGGTCGGGGGAGTACTCGCGCATCCGGCCGACACTAGGAGAGCCGCCCGCATCACGCCTCCGACACGCCGAAACGAGCCGCCAGTGTGGCGCGTTGCGCACGGACGAACTCCGCCCCGACCACCGCTCCGTGACCCGGCACGTACAGTGCGTCGTCCCCGCCCAGTGACAGCAGCCGGTCCAGGGCGGCGGGCCACTGCCCGGGGGCGGCGTCCGGGCCCGCCATGGGCTCGCCCGACTCCTCGACCAGGTCCCCGCAGAAGACCACCTCGCGCTCGCCCGGTACGAAGACCGCCAGGTCGTGCCCGCTGTGCCCGGGCCCCACATTGGCCAACAGCACCTGCACGCCGCCCAGTTCCAGCGTCCACTCGCCCGACACCGAATGCCGGGGCAGCACCATCAGGTCCACCGCCTGGGCCGCCTCCGCCTCCGCGAGCCCCTGCCGGACCGCGTCCTCGCGCAGCTCCTCGCGCTCCGCCGCCAGCAGTGCGGCCAGTCCGACCGCCCCGAACACCTCGGCCCCGGGGAAGGCGGACGCGCCCAGGACATGATCGAAATGACCGTGCGTGAATGCGATATGGGTCACGCTCCGCCCCGTCAGCCGCTCCGCCTCGGCCCGCACCTCGGCCCCCTCGCGCAGGCACGACCCGGGGTCGATCAGGAGGACCGAATCCTCGCCCACCACCAGCCCCACGGTGCAGTCCCACACCGGCAGCCGCCGCCGGCCGGCCCGCCCGGTCAGCCGTTCCCAGCCCGACCCTTCCCAATCCACGTCCATGCCGCGACGCTACCCTGGCGGTCCTCCCTTGCCAGGGGCTTACCGCCCGGCCGTACACTGAGCGGGGGCTCTCTGGCACTCGAACGATCAGAGTGCCAACGAACACGGCAGAAGACGGCAACGGACCACAGCTGGAGGTGTGCGCGATGCTCAGCGAACGCAGACTCGAAGTGCTGCGCGCCATCGTCCAGGACTACGTCGGGACGGAGGAGCCGGTCGGCTCCAAGGCGCTCACGGAGCGGCACCGGCTCGGCGTCTCGCCCGCCACCGTGCGCAACGACATGGCCGTGCTGGAGGACGAGGGCTACATCGCCCAGCCCCACACCAGCGCTGGCCGGATCCCCACCGACAAGGGCTACCGGCTCTTCGTCGACAAGCTGGCGGGGGTCAAGCCGCTGTCGTCGCCCGAGCGCCGGGCCATCCAGAACTTCCTCGACGGCGCCGTCGACCTCGACGACGTGGTCGGACGCACGGTGCGGCTGCTCGCTCAGCTCACCCGGCAGGTCGCCGTCGTCCAGTACCCGAGCCTGACCCGGTCGACCGTCCGGCACGTGGAGCTGCTCTCGCTCGCTCCCGCGCGCCTGATGCTCGTACTGATCACGGACACCGGGCGGGTCGAGCAGCGGCTCGTCGACTGCCCGAGCCCCTTCGGGGAGACCTCGCTGGCGGACCTGCGGGCCCGGCTCAACAGCCGGGTCGTCGGGCGCCGCTTCACCGATGTGCCCCCGCTCGTCCAGGACCTCCCCGAATCCTTCGAGGCCGAGGACCGCGGCACGGTCTCCACCGTGCTCGCGACGCTCCTCGAAACCCTGGTCGAGGAAGCCGAAGAGCGGCTGATGATCGGCGGTACCGCCAATCTCACCCGCTTCGGACACGATTTTCCCCTGACGATCAGGCCGGTGCTCGAAGCACTCGAGGAGCAGGTCGTGCTCCTCAAGCTGCTGGGCGAGGCCAACGAGTCGGGAATGGCCGTACGGATCGGGCACGAGAACGCCTACGAGGGACTGAACTCCACGTCGGTCGTCTCGGTCGGTTACGGTTCGGGCGGCGAAGCAGTCGCCAAACTCGGCGTGGTCGGACCGACCCGCATGGACTACCCCGGAACGATGGGAGCGGTACGCGCAGTGGCACGTTACGTCGGACAGATCCTGGCGGAGTCGTAAGTGGCCACGGACTACTACGCCGTTCTCGGCGTGCGCCGCGACGCATCGCAGGACGAGATCAAGAAGGCCTTCCGGCGCCTCGCGCGTGAACTCCACCCGGATGTGAATCCGGACCCGAAGACGCAGGAGCGCTTCAAGGAGATCAACGCGGCCTACGAGGTGCTGTCGGACCCGCAGAAGAAGCAGGTCTACGACCTCGGCGGCGACCCGCTGTCCTCCTCGGGCGGCGGCGGCGGAGCGGGCGGCTTCGGAGCGGGTGGCTTCGGCAACTTCTCCGACATCATGGACGCCTTCTTCGGCCAGGCCTCGCAGCGCGGCCCGCGCTCGCGGACCCGGCGCGGCCAGGACGCGATGATCCGTCTCGACCTGGAACTGGACGAGGCGGCCTTCGGGACGACCAAGGACATCCAGGTCGACACGGCCGTCGTCTGCAACACCTGCTCCGGTGAGGGCGCCGCTCCCGGCACCTCGGCGCAGACGTGTGACATGTGCCGCGGCCGAGGTGAGGTCTCGCAGGTCACCCGGTCCTTCCTGGGCCAGGTCATGACCTCGCGCCCCTGCCCGCAGTGCCAGGGCTTCGGCACCGTGGTCCCGACCCCGTGCCACGAGTGCGCGGGCGACGGCCGTGTCCGCTCCCGCCGCAGCCTCACGGTCAAGATCCCGGCGGGCGTCGAGAACGGCACCCGGATCCAGCTCGCGGGCGAGGGCGAGGTCGGCCCCGGCGGCGGCCCCGCCGGCGACCTGTACGTGGAGATCCACGAGCTGGCGCACCCGACCTTCCAACGGCGCGGGGACGACCTGCACTGCACGGTCACCATTCCGATGACGGCGGCCGCGCTGGGCACCAAGTGCCCGCTGGAGACGCTGGACGGACTGGAGGAGATCGACATCCGACCCGGCACCGGGTCCGGCCAGGCGATCCCGCTGCACGGGCGCGGCGTCACCCACCTGCGCGGTGGCGGACGCGGCGACCTGATCGTGCACGTCGAGGTCACCACCCCGGGCAAGCTGGACGCCCAGCAGGAGGACCTGCTCCGCCAGCTGGCGAAGCTGCGCGGCGAGGAGCGGCCGATGGGTCAGTTCGCGCCGGGTCAGCAGGGTCTGTTCAGCCGTCTGAAGGACGCTTTCAACGGTCGCTGATCGACCTCGGTCCACCGTCACGAGCCCGGCCTGGGGATTCCCCGGCCGGGCTCGTCACGTGGGCCCGGCGACGGCCGGGGGCCGGTCGGGAAGCGGACTATGCCAGGCGAATGCCACGGTTCGGCCCCATGCGTCGGACGTGGCACGATGCAGTCCATGTCCTCGGCACCGAACGGTCTCTCCCCGTACCCGATCGTGCAGGCTCCCATGGCGGGCGGCGCCTCCTGCCCCGCGCTCGCCGCCGCCGTGTGCGAGTCGGGCGGACTGGGCTTCCTGGCCGGCGGCTACAAGACCGCCGACGGGATGTACCAGGAGATCAAGCAGGTGCGCGCGCTGACCCGGCGCCGTTTCGGCGTCAACCTCTTCATGCCGCAGACCGGTTACGTCGATCCGGCCGCCGTGGAGGCCTACCGCGGGCAGCTGGCCGGTGAGGCGAGTTGGTACGAGATCTCGCTCGCGGAGGAGGACATCATCGGCACCAGCGACGACGGCTACGATGCCAAGATCGCCATCCTCCTCGAAGACCCGGTCCCGGTGGTCTCGTTCACCTTCGGCTGTCCCTCCTTCGCGGCCCTGGCGGCCCTGCGCAAGGCCGGCACGTACACCGTCGTCACGGTGACCTCCGCCGAGGAGGCCCGCAGCGCCCAGTACGCCGGTGCGGACGCGGTCTGCGTCCAGGGCGCCGAGGCCGGCGGTCACCAGGGCACCCACCGGGACGACCCGCAGATCGACGGCACGGCGACCGTGGGCCTCCTCGCGCTGGTGGCGCAGGTGCGGGAGGCCGTGGCGCTCCCGATCATCGCGGCGGGCGGGGTCATGCGGGGCGCGCAGATCGCGGCCCTGCTGGCGGCGGGCGCGGAGTCGGCGCAGCTCGGGACGGCCTTCCTGGCCTGCCCGGAATCGGGGGCGGACCCGGTCCACAAGAAGGCGCTGACGGACCCGCTGTTCGTCCGCACCGAGCTGACCCGGGCCTTCTCCGGGCGGCCGGCGCGGGGGCTGGTGAACCGCTTCATGCGCGAGCACGGGCCGTACGCCCCGGCCGCGTACCCGCAGGTCCACCACCTGACCTCGGGGCTGCGCAAGGCCGCCGCCGCGGCCGGGGACCCGCAGGGCATGGCCCTGTGGGCGGGGCAGGGGCACCGGCTGGCGCGACCACTGCCGGCGGGGGAGCTGGTGGAAGTGCTGACGGCCGAACTGGCCCAGGCGCAGAGCACGTTGAAGGCAAGGCAGATGAGGAGTGCGTCATGACCGCCCCGGTGTTCGTGGTGGAAGAGGTCCCCGCGGGGCCGGAGTTCGTCCTGGACGGCCCGGAGGGCCGGCACGCGGTGTCCGTGAAACGCCTGAACCCGGGAGAGGACGTGGTCCTCACGGACGGGCTCGGCCACTGGGCGGAGGGCGTGGTCAAGGCCGCCGAGGGCAAGGACCGGCTGGTCGTCACGGACCTGCACACCGTCGCGGAGGAGCCGGAGCCGGAAGTGCGGATCACGGTGGTCCAGGCACTCCCCAAGGGGGACCGGGGCGAGCTGGCCGTCGAGACGATGACCGAGACCGGCGTGGACGCGATCGTGCCCTGGCAGGCCTCGCGCTGCATCACGCAGTGGCGCGGCGACCGCGGAGCCAAGTCACTGGCCAAGTGGCGGGCCACGGCCCGGGAGGCGGGCAAGCAGTCCCGCCGGGTGCGCTTCCCGGAGGTGGCCGAGGCCATGTCCACCAAGCAGGTGGCGGCGCTGCTGGCCGGCGCCGACCTGGCGATGGTGCTCCACGAGGACCGCGACGCCCCGTCCGGGGCGCTGGCGACGGCCGAGCTCCCGAAGACCGGTTCCGTGGTGCTGGTGGTCGGCCCGGAGGGCGGTGTCTCCCCGGAGGAGCTGGCCGTCTTCGCCGCCGCGGGAGCCCACCCCTATCGCCTGGGCCGCTCCGTCCTGCGGACCTCCACGGCCGGGACGGCGGCCACGGCGGTGCTGCTGGCCCGCACGGGCCGCTGGTCGTGACGGCCCGCTGGTCGTGACGGTCCCCGGGGCCTGACGGGCCGCTCCGGCTCCTGGTCCGGCCGGCCCGGGGGCAATCGGCCCGTCCGGCCCGGGGCCTGCGGCCCGGCCGGTCGAAATGCCGTCCCGCGGCGGGCGTCCGGCTGGATACGATGCCCGGACCGATCACCGTCACGGGAGGCGAAGCAATGGCCGGGGAACCGCAGGCCGACTGCCTGTTCTGCAAGATCGTCGCGGGGCAGATCCCCGCGACCGTGGTACGGGAGACCGAGACCACGGTCGCCTTCCGGGACATCAACCCGCAGGCGCCCACGCACGTGCTCGTCATCCCCAAGGTGCACTACGCCGATGCGGCCTCCCTCGTGGCGGCCGAGCCGGGCGTCGCCGCCGACATACTGCGCGAGGCCGGCCAGGTCGCCCTCGACGAGAAGATCGTCGAACACGGCTACCGGGTCGTGTTCAACACCGGCTCCGGCGCCGGGCAGACCGTCTTCCACGCCCACGCGCACGTCCTCGGCGGCCGCGGCCTCCAGTGGCCCCCCGGATAGCACGTGTCCGTACGAGAGTTCGTGGTGCTGGGCACGGCCAGCCAGGTGCCCACCCGCCACCGCAACCACAACGGCTACCTGCTGCGCTGGGACGGCGAGGGCATCCTCTTCGACCCGGGCGAGGGAACCCAGCGCCAGATGCTGCGCGCCGGGGTGGCCGCGCACGACATCAACCGGATCTGCATCACCCACTTCCACGGTGACCACAGCCTCGGCCTCGCCGGGGTGATCCAGCGGATCAACCTCGACCAGGTCCCGCACCCCGTCACCGCGCACTACCCGGCCTCGGGGCAGAAGTTCTTCGACCGGCTGCGGTACGCCACCGCCTACCGGGAGACCGTCCCGCTCCGCGAGGAGCCGGTGGCGGCGGACGGCGTGCTCGCGCAGGGGTCCTCGTACGTCCTGGAGGCCCGACTGCTCTCGCACCCGGTCGAGTCCTTCGGCTACCGGATCACCGAGCCCGACGGGCGACGCATGGTGCCCGAGCTGCTCGCGCGCCACGGGATCATGGGGCCGGACGTGGGCCGGATCCAGCGCGAGGGGCGGCTCGGCGAGGTCACCCTGGACGAGGTCAGCGAACCCCGGCCCGGGCAGCGGTTCGCGTTCGTCATGGACACCCGGCTCTGCCCGGGCGTGGACGCGCTGGCCGAGGGCTGCGACATGCTGGTGATCGAGTCGACCTTCCTCGACGAGGACGAACGGCTGGCCACCGACCACGGGCACCTGACCGCCGGCCAGGCGGCGCGGGTGGCGCGGGACGCCGGCGTGCGGCACCTGGTGCTGACGCACTTCTCGCAGCGCTACACCGACCCGGCCGAGTTCGAGCGCCAGGCCCGCGCGGCCGGCTTCGAGGGCGAGCTCACCGTGGCCGCGGACCTGGTGCGGGTGCCCCTGCCCAAGCGGGGCTGACCGCGGGCCCGGGCACGCACCCCGGCCCGGCCGCGCCGGCCGGCCCGGGGCGTGCTCGCCGAGCGGCCCGAGCGGCCCGAGCGACCGGGGGCCTTCCATGGGTGATCTGCGCCACACTGGGTTTTGGTCCTGTCCGGGGTGGGCAGGGCTGGCAGCTTTCCATGGGAAGCGTCATGCAGGAACGGGCCTTCGAGGAACAACGGGGAGATCGCCGTGACCGGTCGGGACTACGAAATCCGCGCAGCAGCAGTGGACCCGCTCGGTCCGCTACGTGACCCCCGGGAACCCGGCTGTGACGTCTTCCTGACCGGAACGGTCTTCCTCGACATCATCTTCACCGGCCTCGACTCGGCCCCCGTGCGCGGTACGGAGTCCTGGGCGCGCGGCATGGGCTCCAGCCCCGGCGGCGTCGCCAACATGGCCACCGCCCTGGCCCGGCTCGGCCTGCGCACCTCGCTGGCGGCCGCATTCGGGGACGACCACTACGGCGAGTACTGCTGGGACGCCCTCGAACAGGGCGAGGGAATCGATCTGTCCATGTCGCACACCATCCCCGGCTGGCACAGCCCCGTCACCGTTTCGATGGCCTACGAGGGTGAGCGCACGATGGTCTCGCACGGCCACGAGGCTCCGCCGCCGGCCGGCCCCGGGCCCTTCCCGCAGTGCCCGCCACGGGCCCGCGCGGCCGTGGCGGCCCTGGGACCCGGCCGCGGCGAGGAGTGGATCGGCGAGGCCGCCCGGCGCGGCTCGCGGATCTTCGCGGACGTGGGATGGGACGAGAGCGGCCGGTGGGACCTGGGCGCCCTGGCCGACCTGGAGCACTGCGAGGCCTTCCTGCCGAACGCGGGCGAGGCGATGCGCTACACGCGGACCGACTGTCCGAGAGCCGCGGCCCGGGCGCTGGCGGAGAAGGTGCCGATCGCGGTGGTGACCATGGGCGCGGAGGGCTCGTACGCGGTGGACGGGCGCACCGGGGAGACCGCGCACGTCCCCGGGATCACGGTGGACGAGCTGGACCCGACGGGGGCGGGAGACGTCTACGTGGCGGGCTTCGTGACCGGCACCCTGGCGGGCTGGCCGCTCGCGGACCGCCTCGCCTTCGCCGGGCTGACGGCGGCCCTGTCGGTGCAGGAGTTCGGCGGCTCCCTGTCGGCCCCCGGCTGGCCGGAGGTGGCCCACTGGTGGCGGGACGCCCCGCAGGAGCTGCGCGGCCGGTACGGCTTCCTGGACGATCTGGTCCCGCCGGGCGGGACTCCGGCGGCCCGGCGCAGGGCGGTACCGACGATCGGCTTCCGGCACTCGCTCTAGCGGTGCGACCGGGCGGTAAAACCTCTCGGGGAAGCCGCGGCGGAGACGTACGCTTGGTACTCCGGAGGTCGTCGATCGGCGCGGCCCCTCAGCGGGAGGTATGCGCAGGCCACAGTGCCGGCCCATGACTCAGACACCGACAGCCCACATCCCCGCGCCGGGGCAGGCGCGAGCCCACTTCACCGTTCCGGCCACGCACCCGATGGTGACCGTGCTCGGCTCGGGTGACGCCCTGTTGCGCGTGATCGAGAAGGCCTTCCCGAAGGCCGACATCCATGTTCGGGGCAATCAGGTCAGCGCGATCGGTGCAGCGGCGGAAGTCGCGCTGATCCAGCGACTTTTCGACGAGATGATGCTGGTGCTCCGCACCGGGCAGCCGATGACGGAGGACGCAGTGGAACGCTCGATCGCCATGCTCAAGGCGAGCGGCAACGGCAATGGCGACGGGCCGGCCGAGACGCCCGCGGAAGTGCTCACCCAGAACATCCTCTCCAGCCGCGGCCGCACCATCCGACCCAAGACCCTCAACCAGAAGCGGTACGTCGACGCGATCGACAAGAACACGATCGTCTTCGGCATCGGCCCCGCCGGTACCGGCAAGACCTACCTCGCCATGGCCAAGGCCGTGCAGGCCCTGCAGTCCAAGCAGGTCAGCCGGATCATCCTGACCCGACCCGCCGTCGAGGCGGGGGAGCGGCTCGGCTTCCTGCCGGGCACCCTCTTCGACAAGATCGACCCCTACCTGCGCCCGCTCTACGACGCGCTGCACGACATGATCGACCCCGACTCGATCCCGCGGCTGATGGCGGCGGGCACGATCGAGGTGGCGCCCCTGGCGTACATGAGGGGGCGTGCGATGCCCGTCTTCACGAAGGTGCTGACGCCGGACG
Protein-coding sequences here:
- a CDS encoding histidine triad nucleotide-binding protein translates to MAGEPQADCLFCKIVAGQIPATVVRETETTVAFRDINPQAPTHVLVIPKVHYADAASLVAAEPGVAADILREAGQVALDEKIVEHGYRVVFNTGSGAGQTVFHAHAHVLGGRGLQWPPG
- the hrcA gene encoding heat-inducible transcriptional repressor HrcA; the protein is MLSERRLEVLRAIVQDYVGTEEPVGSKALTERHRLGVSPATVRNDMAVLEDEGYIAQPHTSAGRIPTDKGYRLFVDKLAGVKPLSSPERRAIQNFLDGAVDLDDVVGRTVRLLAQLTRQVAVVQYPSLTRSTVRHVELLSLAPARLMLVLITDTGRVEQRLVDCPSPFGETSLADLRARLNSRVVGRRFTDVPPLVQDLPESFEAEDRGTVSTVLATLLETLVEEAEERLMIGGTANLTRFGHDFPLTIRPVLEALEEQVVLLKLLGEANESGMAVRIGHENAYEGLNSTSVVSVGYGSGGEAVAKLGVVGPTRMDYPGTMGAVRAVARYVGQILAES
- a CDS encoding nitronate monooxygenase → MSSAPNGLSPYPIVQAPMAGGASCPALAAAVCESGGLGFLAGGYKTADGMYQEIKQVRALTRRRFGVNLFMPQTGYVDPAAVEAYRGQLAGEASWYEISLAEEDIIGTSDDGYDAKIAILLEDPVPVVSFTFGCPSFAALAALRKAGTYTVVTVTSAEEARSAQYAGADAVCVQGAEAGGHQGTHRDDPQIDGTATVGLLALVAQVREAVALPIIAAGGVMRGAQIAALLAAGAESAQLGTAFLACPESGADPVHKKALTDPLFVRTELTRAFSGRPARGLVNRFMREHGPYAPAAYPQVHHLTSGLRKAAAAAGDPQGMALWAGQGHRLARPLPAGELVEVLTAELAQAQSTLKARQMRSAS
- a CDS encoding DUF3097 domain-containing protein, with product MREYSPDLTPQWKRPEAVPEVAADPDLVVEVAGTDFCGAVVACEAGTVTLEDRFGKRRVFPMEPRAFLLDGAVVTLVRPARRPSGPLLTASGSLAVPGARARVARAGRIYVEGRHDAELVERVWGDDLRIEGVVVEYLEGVDDLPAVVADFAPAPDARLGVLVDHLVPGSKESRIAASVTCPDVLVVGHPYVDVWQAVKPSALGIRAWPVVPPGQDWKKGVCRALGWPQNTGAAWQHVLSRVTSYKDLEPTLLGRVEELIDFVTAPV
- the hemW gene encoding radical SAM family heme chaperone HemW, which translates into the protein MPSALPDGEPMPEDGALPSHALVGAGERPLGFYLHVPYCATRCGYCDFNTYTATELRGTGGVLASRENYADTLIDEVRLARKVLGDDPRAVRTVFVGGGTPTLLPARDLVRMLAAIRDEFGLAEDAEITTEANPESVNPEYLAELRAGGFNRVSFGMQSAKQHVLKVLDRTHTPGRPEACVAEARAAGFEHVNLDLIYGTPGESDEDWRATLSAALGAGPDHISAYALIVEEGTQLARRIRRGEVPMTDDDVHADRYLIADSVMVEAGYAWYEVSNWATSEAGRCLHNELYWRGADWWGAGPGAHSHVGGVRWWNVKHPGAYAAALAEGRSPGAGREILSEEDRRVERILLELRLVDGVPLSLLAPAGLAASRKALADGLLDAVPYEAGRAVLTLRGRLLADAVVRDLVD
- the dnaJ gene encoding molecular chaperone DnaJ, producing MATDYYAVLGVRRDASQDEIKKAFRRLARELHPDVNPDPKTQERFKEINAAYEVLSDPQKKQVYDLGGDPLSSSGGGGGAGGFGAGGFGNFSDIMDAFFGQASQRGPRSRTRRGQDAMIRLDLELDEAAFGTTKDIQVDTAVVCNTCSGEGAAPGTSAQTCDMCRGRGEVSQVTRSFLGQVMTSRPCPQCQGFGTVVPTPCHECAGDGRVRSRRSLTVKIPAGVENGTRIQLAGEGEVGPGGGPAGDLYVEIHELAHPTFQRRGDDLHCTVTIPMTAAALGTKCPLETLDGLEEIDIRPGTGSGQAIPLHGRGVTHLRGGGRGDLIVHVEVTTPGKLDAQQEDLLRQLAKLRGEERPMGQFAPGQQGLFSRLKDAFNGR
- a CDS encoding Uma2 family endonuclease; this translates as MTAVDDRRMTEYFESFEAPEGVKVELLRGEIVMMAGPDVVHNLIVLFVQRQIPVGRWYPLQTQDVDIPAESSEPQPDLVVLPSEAAPESGRLVPASALAMVVEVVSKTSKLRDYVTKRSIYAAGGIPTYLIIDPFQAKCVVLTEPFGAGEEADYRTERTSKFGEPVPLDVLGVTLDTTEFDTLP
- a CDS encoding MBL fold metallo-hydrolase, producing MDVDWEGSGWERLTGRAGRRRLPVWDCTVGLVVGEDSVLLIDPGSCLREGAEVRAEAERLTGRSVTHIAFTHGHFDHVLGASAFPGAEVFGAVGLAALLAAEREELREDAVRQGLAEAEAAQAVDLMVLPRHSVSGEWTLELGGVQVLLANVGPGHSGHDLAVFVPGEREVVFCGDLVEESGEPMAGPDAAPGQWPAALDRLLSLGGDDALYVPGHGAVVGAEFVRAQRATLAARFGVSEA
- a CDS encoding ribonuclease Z, whose amino-acid sequence is MSVREFVVLGTASQVPTRHRNHNGYLLRWDGEGILFDPGEGTQRQMLRAGVAAHDINRICITHFHGDHSLGLAGVIQRINLDQVPHPVTAHYPASGQKFFDRLRYATAYRETVPLREEPVAADGVLAQGSSYVLEARLLSHPVESFGYRITEPDGRRMVPELLARHGIMGPDVGRIQREGRLGEVTLDEVSEPRPGQRFAFVMDTRLCPGVDALAEGCDMLVIESTFLDEDERLATDHGHLTAGQAARVARDAGVRHLVLTHFSQRYTDPAEFERQARAAGFEGELTVAADLVRVPLPKRG
- a CDS encoding 16S rRNA (uracil(1498)-N(3))-methyltransferase, with protein sequence MTAPVFVVEEVPAGPEFVLDGPEGRHAVSVKRLNPGEDVVLTDGLGHWAEGVVKAAEGKDRLVVTDLHTVAEEPEPEVRITVVQALPKGDRGELAVETMTETGVDAIVPWQASRCITQWRGDRGAKSLAKWRATAREAGKQSRRVRFPEVAEAMSTKQVAALLAGADLAMVLHEDRDAPSGALATAELPKTGSVVLVVGPEGGVSPEELAVFAAAGAHPYRLGRSVLRTSTAGTAATAVLLARTGRWS